The sequence below is a genomic window from Parafrankia irregularis.
CGGGGCAGGACGGGCTCGTCGAGGTGGCGGCGGTCAACGGTCCGTCGGCGACCACCGTCGCCGGCGAGCCCGATGCGTTGGGCGCGGTGCTCGCCGGCTGGGAACGCGAGGGGGTGCGGGTCCGGCGGCTGCCGGTGGACTACGCGTCCCACACAGCCCAGGTGGAGCACGTCCGTGAGCGGCTCGCCGAGGAGCTCGCCGCCGTGGTTGCCCGGCCGGCGTCCGTGGCCATGTGGTCGACGGTCACCGCGCGGCCGGTGGACCCGGCGGTGCCGCTGGACGGCGGGTACTGGTACCGGAACCTGCGGTCGACGGTGCGTTTCGGGGCGGTCGTCGAGGCGTTGGTGGCGGACGGGTGCCGAACGTTCCTCGAGGTCGGCGCGCATCCGGTGCTCACCGCGGCGGTGGCGGAGACGGCCGAGGCGGCCGGGGTCGATGACGCGCTCGTCGTCGGGTCGCTGCGGCGCGGTGAGGGTGGGCTGGCGAGGCTCCTGACCGGCGCCGCGCAGCTGTGGGCACACGGTACGCCGGTGGACTGGGGACCGCTGGTGGCCGGGGGACGCCTGGTCGACCTGCCCACCTACCCGTTCGAGCACCGGCGCTACTGGCCGGATCCGCCCGCGACCGCCGGCAGCGGCGGTGGCGGTGGCGGCATGGAGGCGCCCGAGAGGCCCGGCACCGGCCATCCTCTGCTGGGCGCCGCGATCCCGCTCGCCGACACCGGTGGGCTGCTGTTCGGCGTGACGTTGTCGCGCGACGTCACGCCCTGGCTCGCGGAGCACACGGTGGCCGGCGTCGCGCTGCTGCCGGCTACCGCCTTCCTGGAGATGGCCGTGCGCGCCGGCGTGGAGGCGGGCTGCGACCAGGTCGCGGAGCTGACTCTCCAGACGCCGCTGGTCGTTCCCGACCGTGGTGGTGCCCATCTGCAGATCTCGGTCGGTCCACCCGGACCGGCGGGTGAGCGTGCGTTCGCCGTGTACTCCCGTCCCGGCGGGCCGGACGAGACGGGCGACGACCCGCGGCGGGCGGCGGATCCGGGCGGCCGGTGGACCCGGCACGCGACAGGCATGCTCCTGGCCGGCGGCGGGCATGGGGCTACGGCGCGCCCGTCGTTCGATCTCGCCGTATGGCCGCCTGGCGGTGCGCGGCCAGTCGCGACCGACGATCTCTACCCGCGGCTGGCAGCCTCCGGTGTGGACTACGGGCCGGCGTTCCGCGCGGTGCGGGCGGTGTGGCGTCGCGGCGCGGAGCTGTTCGCCGAGGTGGCGCTGCCTGAGCAGCTCGGTGCGCAGGCACGCCGGTTCGGGCTGCACCCGGTACTGCTCGACGCCGCCCTGCATCCGCTGGTCCTCGACCCGGAGCTGGGGCCGCGCCGGCTGCGTCCCTTCTCCTGGAGCAACGTCGGAGTGCACGCGACCGGCGCCCCGGCACTGCGGGTGCGGCTGTCCCCGGCCGGCCCCGACGAGGTCGCCATCGAGGCCGCGGACGCCACCGGACAGCCGGTGGCCGACGCGCTGCTGACCTTGCGCCCGGCGCCCGCACCGCCGGCCGCGGAGCCCACCCCGGCGGTGCCGGCGGCGGCCGTCCCGGTCAGGCAGGTGCCGATCCAGGACGCACCGGGCCAGCCCACCGCAGTGGTCGTCCAGCCGGGGGCGGGCCACCCGGATGTGTCGTCGTTCGCCCGGCGGCTGGCTGGCCTGCCCGGACCGGAGCAGGACCGGGTGCTGCTCGACCTGGTCCGTGCCCAGGCGGCCGCGGTCCTCGGCCACGGCGAGAACGGTGTGGTGTCGGGCGACCGCTCGTTCCGGGACCTCGGTTTCGACTCGCTCAGCGGCGTGGAGTTCCGCAACCGGCTGACCGCCATCACGGGCCTGCGGCTGCCGGCGGCACTCGTGTTCAACCAGCCGACGCCACGCGCACTTGCCCGGTATCTGCGCGGCGAGCTGGACCCCGGCCGCCACGGCGAACACGACGCCCTGGCCGAACTGGAACGGCTCGAGGTCGCGCTGGCCGCCGCCGGCCCCGAGGTCGACGGCCAGGTCATCGCCCAGCGTCTGCAGACGTTGCTGTGGCGATGGAACGACACCCGTCCCGGCACGGCGGCGGCGAGCGCCGCGACGGCCGGAACGGGCGGGATGGGCGGTGGTGGCCATCCGGCCGCGGCCGGCGACGACTTCGACGCGATGAGCGACGACGAGATGTTGGAGGCGATCGACCGGGAGCTCGGCGCGTTCTGATCCGTCCGCCGTGATCGGCCTGATGCCGCGATCTGCCTGACAGTGGGAGTGAGACCGATGTCCAGCGCCAACGAAGACCGGCTCCGTGACTACGTCAAGAAGATCATGACGGATCTTCGGCGGGCCCGGCGGCGGCTGGGCGAGCTCGAGGCCGCCGCGCACGAGCCGATCGCGATCGTGGGCATGAGCTGCCGGTTCCCGGGCGGGGTGCGCTCACCGGAACAGCTGTGGGATCTCGTCGCCGCCGGGCGCGACGGAATCAGCGGGCTGCCGGCCGACCGGGGCTGGGATCTCGCCGGCCTCTACGACCCTGACGGGGTGCGTCCTGGCACGACCTACGCCCGCCACGGGGGCTTCCTGCATGACGCCGCCGACTTCGACGCGGACTTCTTCGGGATCTCGCCGCGCGAGGCGCTGGCGATGGACCCGCAGCAGCGGCTGCTGCTGGAGGTCACCTGGGAGGCGGTCGAGCGGGCGGGGATCGACCCGTCCACGCTGCGGGGCAGCGGGACCGGGGTCTTCGTCGGCAGCATCTACCAGGACTACGTATCCCGGCTGCGCGAGGTGCCCGCGGAGGTCGAGGGCCACCTGAGCACCGGCGCCGCCAGCAGCGTGCTGTCCGGCCGCCTCGCCTACGTCCTCGGGTTGGAGGGGCCGGCGGTCACCGTCGACACCGCCTGCTCGTCGTCGCTGGTCGCGCTGCACCTGGCGGTGCGTGCGCTGCGCGGAGGGGAATGTGGACTCGCCCTGGCCGCGGGCGTGGCGGTGATGTCCAGCCCGTTGGTGTTCAGCGAGTACAGCCGGCAGCGCGCGCTGTCCGCGGACGGGCGCTGCCGGGCCTTCGCCGCGGACGGCGATGGGTTCGGCCTCTCCGAAGGCACCGGCGTCCTGCTGCTCGAGCGGCTCACCGACGCGCGCCGGCTGGGGCATCCGGTGCTCGCGGTGGTGCGTGGCAGCGCGGTGAACTCCGACGGTGCCTCCAACGGCCTGACCGCACCGAACGGCCCCTCCCAGGAACGGGTGATCCGCCGGGCGCTGGCCGACGCGCAGGTGGCACCGGAAAGCATCGACGCGGTGGAGGCCCACGGCACCGGAACCCCCCTCGGCGACCCGATCGAGGCCGACGCCCTGCTCGCGACCTACGGGCAGGGGCGGCAGCCCGGCGCGCCGCTGTGGCTGGGGTCGCTGAAGTCGAACATCGGGCACGCGCAGTCGGCCGCGGGCGTCGGCGGCGTCATCAAGATGGTGCTCGCGCTGCGGCAGGAGACCCTGCCGCGGACCCTGCACGTGGGCGAGCCGACGGCGGCGGTCGACTGGGACAGCGGTGACATCCGGCTGCTTACGGAGCAGGTCGCGTGGCCTCGGGCTGATCGGCCGCGCCGGGCGGGCGTGTCATCCTTCGGTGTCTCAGGCACCAACGCGCATGTGATCCTCGAGGAGGCTCCGGCGGTCGGCCCCGACCCCGCCGCCGATGCCGGGTCCGAGGCGGAGACCGGCTCCGCGGGGGGAACCGGCTCCGGGCCGGTGCACGGCGCCGAGACGGCGGCGGGTCCGGAGGGTCCGGTGTCCGTGGACGCCCAGGCCGTGCCGTGGCTGCTGTCGGCGCGGTCTGCGGCCGGGCTGCGCGGGCAGGCGGCCCGGCTGGCCGAGCACCTGGCCGGCGGCGTGACCACGGCCGAACCCGCCGACGTCGGATGGTCCCTGCTGCGTGGGCGGGCAGCTCTGGAACACCGGGCGGTGGTGCTGGGCGACGACCGCGTGGCGGCGCTGCGTGCGCTGGCCGGCGGCGAGCCCGGTCCCGACGTGGTGCGGGGGCGGGCCGACGCCGAGGACGGCGGTGACGGCCGGGTGGTGTGGGTGTTCCCCGGGCAGGGCGCCCAGTGGGCCGGGATGGGCGCGGAGCTGCTGGAGACGTCGGCGGTGTTCGCCCGGCGGGTCGCCGAATGCGCCGGGGCGCTGGCGCCCTATGTGGACTGGTCGGTGCTCGACGTCCTGCGCGGCGCCCCGGATGCGCCGCCGCTGGAGCGGGTGGACGTGGTGCAGCCGGTGTCGTGGGCGGTGATGGTGGGTCTCGCGGCCGTGTGGGAGTCATGGGGCGTGCGACCGGACGCGGTGGTCGGACATTCGCAGGGGGAGATCGCGGCGGCCTGCGTGGCGGGGGCGTTGTCCCTGGACGACGCGGCGCGGGTGGTGGCGGTCCGCGGGCGGGCCATCGCGGCGCGGTTGGCCGGCCATGGCGCCATGGCCTCGGTCGCGCTGCCGGCCGCCTCGGTCGCCGCCGAGCTGGAGCAATGGGCCGGCCGGGTGGCCGTCGCGGCGGTGAACGGCCCGTCCGCGACCGTGGTCGCAGGCGAGCCGGCGGCCCTGGACGGGCTGCTGGCCCGCTGGTCGGAGGAGGGCGTCCGGGTCCGGCGGCTCCCGGTGGACTACGCGTCGCACACGGCGGCGGTCGAGGCGCTGCGGGCGGACCTGCTGCGTGACCTCGCCGGCATCCGTCCGGTGCAGCCCCGGATCGCCTTCCACTCCACGGTCGAGGGCTACCTCTTGGTGGCCGAGGGCGGTCCCGACACCGGGCCGTCGCGGCTGGACGCCGAGTACTGGTTCCAGAACCTGCGCTCGCCGGTACGGTTCGCCGCGGCCGTCCGCGGGCTCCTCGACGCGGAGCACCGGGTGTTCGTGGAGATCGGTGCGCATCCGGTCCTGACCCCCGCCGTGGAGCATACAGCCGAGGCCGCCGGGGCTGACGGCACGCTCGCCGTCGGCTCGCTGCGCCGCGGGGAGGGCGGTCTGCGGCGGCTGGTGGCGAGCGCGGCGCAGTTGTGGGTACACGGGGTGCCCGTGGACTGGGCACCGCTGGTCGCCGGCGGGCGGCGCGTCGACCTGCCCACGTACGCGTTCCAGCGCCAACGCTACTGGCTGCACGACGGTGCCCGGCCGGGAGCCGGCACGGCCCGCACCGCGGACGTCGCCAGTGCGACCCGGCAGTCACTGTTCCAGGTCGCGTGGACGCCGTTGGCGGTTCCGGCCGGTGCGGCGGAGGCGGCCCGGGCCCGTCTCGTGACCGTGCCGCCCGGCGTCGATGCCCCGGCCACGGCCCTCGCCGCAGGCGAGCCGCCGCCGGACTGGACCGTCGTCCGCCTGCCACCCACGACGGGTGACGCCGCCTCCGTCCGGGGGGCGGTCCGGTGGGCGCTGTCGCTGGTCCAGGCCTGGTTGGCGGACGAGCGCCTCGCCGGGTCCCGGCTGGTACTGGCCACCCGGGGTGCCGTGACCGGTGAGCCCGTGGCCGGGCAGGTCACGGATCTGGCCGGCGCCGCGGTGTGGGGGCTCCTCCGATCAGCGCAGTCCGAGCATCCCGGCCGGTTCGTCCTGCTCGACCTCGACGATGCCGACAGCTCCGCGGACATGGTGCCTGCCGCCCTGGCGGCCGCCGGGGCGCAGGACGAGAACCAGATAGCCCTGCGCGACGGACGTGCGTTCGTCCCGCGGCTGACGCCGGTTCCGCCGGCTCCGGCTCCGGCTCCGGCTCCCGGACCGGCCGAAGCCGTCGCGGCCGCGGCCGCAGTCGCAGTCGCAGCCGCGGAAGCTGGGACCACAGAGCGCACCCTGCCCTGGGACCCGGCGGGCACGGTTCTCGTCACCGGCGGAACCGGAACTCTCGGTGGTCTCGTTGCCAGGCACCTCGTCACCCGGCACGGGATGCGGAACCTGCTGCTGACCGGGCGGCGCGGCGCCGTCCCCGAATGGGTGGCGGATCTCACCGCGCTCGGCGCGCACGTCACCGTCGCGGCCTGCGACGTGGCCGACCGCCAGGCACTCGCCGCTGTACTGGCGGAGGTCCCCGCGGACCGTCCGCTGACCGCGGTCGTGCACGCCGCCGGCATCCTCGACGACGGCGCCGTCGTCTCACAGACCGGCGAGCGGGTCGATGCCGTGCTGCGGCCCAAGATCGACGCCGCGCTGCACCTGCACGAGCTGACCGCGAACCACGACCTCGCCGGTTTCGTGCTCTTCTCCTCGGCGGCCGGCGTGTTCGGTGGCCCCGGCCAGAGCGGTTACGCCGCGGCGAACGCGTTCCTGGACGCGTTCGCACAGTGGCGTGCGGCGCGCGGCCAGCCGGGTGTCTCGCTGGCGTGGGGCCTGTGGGAGCTGCGCAGCGGCCTGACCGCCGGACTCGGCGACGCGGACCTACGACGGATGGCCCGGGCGGGCATGCGTGCTCTGACCACATCCGAAGCGCTGGACCTGTTCGACCGCGCGGTGGCCGGTACCGCGGACGCGGCACTGGTGCCGATCGGCCTCTCGGAGGACGTCCTGAACGCCCAGGCACAGGCGGGCACGCCCGCGGTGATGACGCGCGGCCTCGTCCCGATCGCCACACATCCGTTCACCGGTGGGACCGGTGGCGCGGGCGCCGTCCCGGTCGGCGGCGCGGCCGGCACGGACGGCGGCACGGACGCGAGGTCCGGGCTGGTCCGCACCCTCGCCGGGCTGACCAGGACCGAGCAGCGCGACGTCCTCGTCGACCTCGTCCGGGCACAGTCCGCCGCCGTGCTCGGACACCGCTCGCCGCAGGCGGTCGAGCCCACCCGGGCGTTCAAGGAGATCGGCTTCGACTCCCTCACCTCCGTGGAGCTGCGCAACCGGCTGGCGGAGCTGACCGGGCTGCGCCTGCCCGTCACGCTGGTGTTCGACCACCCGAGTCCGCGGGCCGTCGCCGAGCTCCTGTACGCACGGCTGGTGGAGGAGACCCAGGTCTCCACCGCCGCACCCGGAGATTTCTCTCGCGGCCTGGCCGTGGTGACCAGCCCGGGTGTCGCACGGGCGGGTGCCGATGACGACCCGGTCGTCATCGTGGGTATGGGCTGTCGTTTCCCTGGCGGGGTTTCCTCGCCGGCGGATCTGTGGCGGGTGGCGGCGGAAGGCGTGGACGCGGTCTCCGGTTTTCCTGCCGACCGCGGATGGGATGTGGCGGCGCTCTTCGATCCGGTGCCGGGCCGGCCGGGACGCTCGTATGTGCGTGTGGGCGGATTCCTGTATGACGCCGGTGATTTCGATGCGGATTTTTTTGGGATTTCTCCGCGTGAGGCGTTGGCGATGGATCCGCAGCAGCGTCTGTTGTTGGAGGTGTCGTGGGAGGCGTTGGAGCATGCGGGGATTGATCCGACGTCGTTGCGCGGCACCGACACGGGTGTCTTCACCGGGCTGATCTACCAGGGATACGGCGTCGAGACGGTCGGTGCGCCCGAGAGCGTCGAGGGGTACCGGATCAGCGGCACCACCTCCAGTGTGGCCTCCGGTCGGGTCGCGTACACGCTGGGGTTGGAGGGCCCGG
It includes:
- a CDS encoding acyltransferase domain-containing protein — protein: MGGVEVVRESVAWPDAGGRVRRAGVSSFGMSGTNAHVILEEAPGSRVRTPVGSAAPNAVSSDADADAVAVAVDPDAEDITVPWVLSARSETALRAQARRLLSQLGETADPPSVRDVGWSLAHGRAALEHRAVVVGEDRLRGLRALAQGQFDQDVVPGRSTGGDDRVVWVFPGQGAQWPGMGAELLESSPVFARRVAQCDRALRPFLDWSVVEVLRGTAGAPPLERVDVVQCTSWAVMVGLAALWESWGVLPDVVVGHSQGEIAAACVAGALSLDDAARVVAVRSQAIARVLAGAGGMASVALPAAEVAARLAGQDGLVEVAAVNGPSATTVAGEPDALGAVLAGWEREGVRVRRLPVDYASHTAQVEHVRERLAEELAAVVARPASVAMWSTVTARPVDPAVPLDGGYWYRNLRSTVRFGAVVEALVADGCRTFLEVGAHPVLTAAVAETAEAAGVDDALVVGSLRRGEGGLARLLTGAAQLWAHGTPVDWGPLVAGGRLVDLPTYPFEHRRYWPDPPATAGSGGGGGGMEAPERPGTGHPLLGAAIPLADTGGLLFGVTLSRDVTPWLAEHTVAGVALLPATAFLEMAVRAGVEAGCDQVAELTLQTPLVVPDRGGAHLQISVGPPGPAGERAFAVYSRPGGPDETGDDPRRAADPGGRWTRHATGMLLAGGGHGATARPSFDLAVWPPGGARPVATDDLYPRLAASGVDYGPAFRAVRAVWRRGAELFAEVALPEQLGAQARRFGLHPVLLDAALHPLVLDPELGPRRLRPFSWSNVGVHATGAPALRVRLSPAGPDEVAIEAADATGQPVADALLTLRPAPAPPAAEPTPAVPAAAVPVRQVPIQDAPGQPTAVVVQPGAGHPDVSSFARRLAGLPGPEQDRVLLDLVRAQAAAVLGHGENGVVSGDRSFRDLGFDSLSGVEFRNRLTAITGLRLPAALVFNQPTPRALARYLRGELDPGRHGEHDALAELERLEVALAAAGPEVDGQVIAQRLQTLLWRWNDTRPGTAAASAATAGTGGMGGGGHPAAAGDDFDAMSDDEMLEAIDRELGAF
- a CDS encoding type I polyketide synthase codes for the protein MSSANEDRLRDYVKKIMTDLRRARRRLGELEAAAHEPIAIVGMSCRFPGGVRSPEQLWDLVAAGRDGISGLPADRGWDLAGLYDPDGVRPGTTYARHGGFLHDAADFDADFFGISPREALAMDPQQRLLLEVTWEAVERAGIDPSTLRGSGTGVFVGSIYQDYVSRLREVPAEVEGHLSTGAASSVLSGRLAYVLGLEGPAVTVDTACSSSLVALHLAVRALRGGECGLALAAGVAVMSSPLVFSEYSRQRALSADGRCRAFAADGDGFGLSEGTGVLLLERLTDARRLGHPVLAVVRGSAVNSDGASNGLTAPNGPSQERVIRRALADAQVAPESIDAVEAHGTGTPLGDPIEADALLATYGQGRQPGAPLWLGSLKSNIGHAQSAAGVGGVIKMVLALRQETLPRTLHVGEPTAAVDWDSGDIRLLTEQVAWPRADRPRRAGVSSFGVSGTNAHVILEEAPAVGPDPAADAGSEAETGSAGGTGSGPVHGAETAAGPEGPVSVDAQAVPWLLSARSAAGLRGQAARLAEHLAGGVTTAEPADVGWSLLRGRAALEHRAVVLGDDRVAALRALAGGEPGPDVVRGRADAEDGGDGRVVWVFPGQGAQWAGMGAELLETSAVFARRVAECAGALAPYVDWSVLDVLRGAPDAPPLERVDVVQPVSWAVMVGLAAVWESWGVRPDAVVGHSQGEIAAACVAGALSLDDAARVVAVRGRAIAARLAGHGAMASVALPAASVAAELEQWAGRVAVAAVNGPSATVVAGEPAALDGLLARWSEEGVRVRRLPVDYASHTAAVEALRADLLRDLAGIRPVQPRIAFHSTVEGYLLVAEGGPDTGPSRLDAEYWFQNLRSPVRFAAAVRGLLDAEHRVFVEIGAHPVLTPAVEHTAEAAGADGTLAVGSLRRGEGGLRRLVASAAQLWVHGVPVDWAPLVAGGRRVDLPTYAFQRQRYWLHDGARPGAGTARTADVASATRQSLFQVAWTPLAVPAGAAEAARARLVTVPPGVDAPATALAAGEPPPDWTVVRLPPTTGDAASVRGAVRWALSLVQAWLADERLAGSRLVLATRGAVTGEPVAGQVTDLAGAAVWGLLRSAQSEHPGRFVLLDLDDADSSADMVPAALAAAGAQDENQIALRDGRAFVPRLTPVPPAPAPAPAPGPAEAVAAAAAVAVAAAEAGTTERTLPWDPAGTVLVTGGTGTLGGLVARHLVTRHGMRNLLLTGRRGAVPEWVADLTALGAHVTVAACDVADRQALAAVLAEVPADRPLTAVVHAAGILDDGAVVSQTGERVDAVLRPKIDAALHLHELTANHDLAGFVLFSSAAGVFGGPGQSGYAAANAFLDAFAQWRAARGQPGVSLAWGLWELRSGLTAGLGDADLRRMARAGMRALTTSEALDLFDRAVAGTADAALVPIGLSEDVLNAQAQAGTPAVMTRGLVPIATHPFTGGTGGAGAVPVGGAAGTDGGTDARSGLVRTLAGLTRTEQRDVLVDLVRAQSAAVLGHRSPQAVEPTRAFKEIGFDSLTSVELRNRLAELTGLRLPVTLVFDHPSPRAVAELLYARLVEETQVSTAAPGDFSRGLAVVTSPGVARAGADDDPVVIVGMGCRFPGGVSSPADLWRVAAEGVDAVSGFPADRGWDVAALFDPVPGRPGRSYVRVGGFLYDAGDFDADFFGISPREALAMDPQQRLLLEVSWEALEHAGIDPTSLRGTDTGVFTGLIYQGYGVETVGAPESVEGYRISGTTSSVASGRVAYTLGLEGPALTVDTACSSSLVALHLAVRALRAGECTLALAGGVAVMASPTTFVEFSRQGGLAVDGRVKAFGEGADGTGWGEGVGVVVVERLSVARERGHRVLAVVGGSAVNSDGGSNGLTAPSGVAQERVLRAALVDAGVSADGVDVVEGHGTGTRLGDPIELGALLGVFGGVRSGGFRCWWGR